A window of Pedobacter lusitanus contains these coding sequences:
- the dnaG gene encoding DNA primase — protein MIYQDTINKIMDTSRIEEVVGDFVSLKKRGTSLIGNCPFHNEKTPSFHVSVTKGIYKCFGCGKGGDSVRFIMDHEKYSYPEALKYLAQKYNIEIEEKEESPEVVQANNARESLYVVSLYAANYFANELWTGEQGRAIGLSYFKERGFREDIIKKFELGYSPDQWDALILSAASAGHKEEYLEKTGLAIRNEKGKVYDRFRGRVMFPIHSFTGRVIGFGGRTLKTDKNVPKYVNSPESDIYHKSNVLYGLFQAKKAIRDADNCYLVEGYADVLSVHQANIENVVASSGTSLTIEQIRLIGRFTQNVTILYDGDAAGIKASLRGLDMILEEGLNVKVVNFPDGHDPDSYMHKVGAGAFKAYIENNRKDFILYKADTLLKEAGTDPIKRAGIIRDIVESIAKIPDDIKASVFIRECSHLLQVEERMLMTELNKIRSAKFKKSGQGGQQYQQRSSGQQQSHTPYPEGPPDNLFDDDAGPDLPGMDNPADDDLLQEHEIVRLLLAFGHELVSWDNIDNMYIGSFIMQNLADVTFEDEICQLIIQNYKEEIENGHLPIANQFIKNENRKIADLAITLSTSPYSLSENWYNKHQIYVRDETVNLKATILGGLYHLKKKKVERLLLGLLQEIKMETDPVNQDILMGKYAFMKNVEREISKFLGSVVIK, from the coding sequence ATGATATATCAGGATACTATTAACAAAATCATGGACACTTCCCGTATTGAGGAAGTTGTCGGTGATTTTGTGTCTTTAAAAAAGCGTGGGACAAGCTTAATTGGTAATTGTCCTTTCCATAATGAGAAAACACCTTCTTTTCACGTTTCGGTAACCAAAGGTATTTACAAATGTTTTGGTTGCGGTAAAGGGGGGGATTCTGTGCGTTTCATTATGGACCACGAGAAGTATTCTTATCCTGAGGCTTTAAAATATCTCGCGCAGAAGTACAATATTGAGATTGAGGAGAAGGAGGAGAGTCCGGAAGTAGTCCAGGCAAATAATGCAAGGGAAAGTCTATATGTGGTCTCTTTATATGCTGCAAATTATTTTGCCAATGAATTATGGACCGGTGAACAGGGACGTGCAATTGGTCTGAGCTATTTTAAGGAGCGTGGGTTCCGGGAAGATATTATTAAGAAATTTGAGCTCGGATATTCTCCTGATCAATGGGATGCACTGATCTTAAGTGCCGCCTCTGCCGGTCATAAGGAAGAGTATCTGGAAAAAACCGGTCTGGCTATCCGCAATGAAAAGGGAAAGGTTTATGACCGCTTCAGGGGCAGGGTAATGTTCCCGATTCATAGTTTTACTGGCAGGGTTATAGGTTTTGGTGGAAGAACACTGAAAACAGATAAAAATGTTCCTAAATATGTCAATTCTCCCGAAAGTGATATTTACCACAAATCGAATGTGCTTTATGGTCTGTTCCAGGCAAAAAAAGCTATTCGTGATGCTGATAATTGTTACCTGGTAGAAGGCTATGCAGACGTGCTTTCTGTACATCAGGCAAATATTGAAAATGTAGTTGCCTCTTCCGGTACTTCATTAACTATAGAGCAGATCAGGCTGATCGGACGTTTTACACAGAATGTAACTATCTTATATGATGGGGACGCTGCAGGTATTAAGGCGTCACTGCGTGGATTGGACATGATCCTGGAAGAAGGACTGAATGTGAAAGTGGTTAACTTTCCTGATGGCCATGATCCGGATTCCTATATGCACAAGGTTGGTGCAGGTGCCTTTAAGGCCTATATAGAAAACAACCGTAAAGATTTTATTCTTTATAAAGCTGATACCCTGCTTAAAGAAGCTGGAACAGATCCGATTAAACGTGCGGGAATTATCAGGGATATTGTAGAAAGTATTGCGAAGATACCTGATGATATTAAGGCTTCAGTGTTTATCAGAGAATGCAGCCACCTGCTTCAGGTAGAGGAACGCATGCTGATGACTGAGCTGAACAAAATTCGGTCTGCTAAATTTAAAAAAAGCGGACAGGGCGGACAGCAGTATCAGCAGAGATCCTCAGGTCAGCAGCAATCTCATACCCCCTATCCGGAAGGACCACCTGACAACCTGTTTGATGATGATGCAGGACCGGATCTGCCGGGAATGGATAATCCGGCAGATGATGATTTATTGCAGGAGCATGAGATTGTACGTCTTTTACTGGCCTTTGGACATGAATTGGTAAGCTGGGATAATATCGATAACATGTATATCGGATCGTTCATCATGCAGAATCTGGCAGATGTGACTTTTGAAGATGAAATCTGTCAGCTCATTATTCAGAACTATAAAGAAGAAATAGAGAACGGCCATTTGCCGATAGCCAATCAGTTTATTAAAAATGAAAACCGTAAGATTGCAGATTTAGCTATTACTTTATCAACCTCTCCTTATTCATTAAGTGAAAACTGGTATAATAAACATCAGATTTATGTACGTGATGAAACGGTCAATTTAAAAGCAACAATTCTTGGCGGGCTTTATCATCTGAAAAAAAAGAAAGTAGAACGCC
- a CDS encoding SGNH/GDSL hydrolase family protein has product MKRLTRAMVFLAAGCLLITFMAMKTKSKKIIFFGDSITQMGAKPGGYVDLVKKTLGPDAYEVIGAGIGGNKVYDLYLRLEDDVLNKKPDLVVIYIGVNDVWHKQTSHTGTDLDKFVKFYQAMINKIQANGSKIVVCTPAVIGEKKNGANEMDTELDKFSAAIRELATKNKLPLCDLRKLFTDYDLQNNPEDLSKGILTTDGVHLNEKGNKTLAETLLPFVK; this is encoded by the coding sequence ATGAAAAGACTAACCCGAGCAATGGTATTTCTGGCTGCAGGATGCTTATTGATTACTTTTATGGCAATGAAAACCAAATCTAAAAAGATTATCTTTTTTGGTGATTCCATTACTCAGATGGGTGCGAAACCCGGAGGATATGTTGATCTGGTTAAAAAAACACTTGGCCCGGATGCTTATGAGGTCATTGGAGCGGGGATAGGTGGTAATAAAGTATATGATCTTTATCTGCGTTTAGAGGACGATGTGCTCAATAAAAAACCAGATCTGGTTGTGATCTATATCGGGGTAAATGATGTCTGGCATAAACAGACCTCACATACAGGGACTGATCTGGATAAATTTGTGAAATTCTATCAGGCCATGATTAATAAAATTCAGGCTAACGGCTCTAAAATTGTTGTTTGTACGCCTGCAGTAATTGGGGAGAAAAAAAATGGAGCTAATGAAATGGATACTGAGCTGGATAAGTTTTCAGCAGCTATCCGGGAACTGGCCACTAAAAATAAGCTGCCTTTGTGTGATCTGAGAAAGTTGTTCACGGATTATGATTTGCAGAATAATCCCGAGGATCTTTCCAAAGGAATTTTAACAACAGATGGAGTCCATCTGAATGAAAAGGGTAACAAAACTTTAGCTGAGACGTTGTTACCATTTGTAAAGTAA
- a CDS encoding M20 metallopeptidase family protein, which produces MINKEQIQNLANTIFQDVVGYRRHLHMNPELSFEEFQTSAFIKDKLTEWGIPFTSMANTGVVGLITGDLPSEEVIALRGDMDALPIIEANDKPYTSQNPGVMHACGHDVHTSSLLGAAYILNKMKAEFGGTIKLIFQPGEEMLPGGANLMIQEGVLENPRPSNIVGQHVMPWIDAGKVGFRSGIYMASADELYVTVTGKGGHGAQPQQNIDPVLITSHIIVALQQIVSRNADPRLPSVLSFGKVIANGATNIIPNEVKIEGTFRTLNEEWRAEAKRLMKKMAEGIAESMGGSCEFNIMHGYPFLVNEEKLTASARAYAEDYLGAENVVDLDIWMAAEDFAYYSQVTNACFYRLGTGNAAKGTLYSVHHPNFDIDEDALKISTGLMAYIALKQLGN; this is translated from the coding sequence ATGATTAACAAAGAGCAGATTCAAAATTTAGCGAATACTATATTTCAGGACGTTGTCGGTTACCGCCGTCATCTTCACATGAATCCGGAACTTTCTTTTGAAGAGTTTCAGACCTCAGCATTTATTAAGGATAAACTGACCGAATGGGGTATTCCCTTTACAAGTATGGCTAATACCGGTGTAGTTGGTCTGATTACAGGAGATCTGCCTTCTGAAGAGGTTATCGCCTTGCGTGGAGATATGGATGCCTTACCAATTATTGAGGCTAATGACAAGCCTTATACTTCACAAAACCCAGGGGTAATGCATGCCTGCGGACACGATGTTCATACTTCTTCTTTGCTGGGTGCTGCTTATATTCTGAATAAGATGAAAGCAGAATTTGGCGGGACAATCAAATTAATCTTCCAGCCAGGTGAAGAAATGCTACCTGGTGGGGCAAACCTGATGATTCAGGAAGGCGTGTTGGAAAATCCAAGACCTTCAAATATTGTAGGACAGCATGTAATGCCGTGGATTGATGCCGGAAAAGTAGGTTTCCGTTCTGGTATATACATGGCTTCTGCTGATGAATTGTATGTTACCGTAACAGGAAAGGGCGGACATGGAGCTCAGCCACAGCAGAATATTGATCCTGTATTGATTACCTCTCATATTATTGTTGCCTTACAACAGATTGTGAGTCGTAATGCTGATCCAAGACTGCCATCAGTGCTTTCCTTTGGAAAAGTAATTGCAAACGGTGCGACTAATATTATTCCGAATGAAGTTAAAATAGAAGGAACTTTCAGAACACTGAATGAAGAGTGGCGTGCTGAAGCCAAACGTCTGATGAAGAAAATGGCTGAAGGTATTGCTGAAAGTATGGGCGGAAGCTGTGAGTTCAATATCATGCATGGCTATCCTTTTTTAGTGAATGAAGAAAAACTAACTGCCAGTGCGCGTGCCTATGCAGAAGATTATCTGGGTGCAGAGAATGTTGTGGATCTGGATATCTGGATGGCAGCAGAAGATTTTGCTTATTATTCTCAGGTTACCAATGCTTGTTTCTATCGTTTAGGTACCGGAAATGCAGCAAAAGGAACCTTGTATTCTGTGCATCATCCTAATTTTGATATAGATGAGGATGCGCTGAAAATATCGACCGGACTGATGGCATATATTGCGCTGAAGCAATTAGGAAACTAA
- a CDS encoding SPOR domain-containing protein, translated as MRSFFTFIICCFSLAGLAQKRGEVVILKDPLVDSLIEKRIALSKKVAPVTSQRAGGAIVSQMGFRVQVFYGSDRRQTFNEQARFKSAYPKLNTYITYKEPNYYLRVGDFRTRLEAQRLMNELRSTFPTLFIFREKINAPRL; from the coding sequence ATGAGATCATTTTTTACATTTATTATTTGTTGCTTTTCTTTGGCTGGTTTAGCCCAGAAAAGAGGAGAGGTGGTTATTCTTAAAGATCCGCTGGTAGACAGCCTGATTGAAAAGAGGATTGCCTTAAGTAAAAAAGTAGCTCCTGTAACCAGTCAGAGGGCTGGTGGAGCTATTGTCTCGCAAATGGGCTTTCGTGTCCAGGTATTTTATGGCTCTGACAGGAGACAGACTTTTAATGAACAGGCACGTTTTAAATCGGCTTATCCAAAGCTGAATACCTATATCACCTATAAAGAACCAAATTATTATCTCCGTGTTGGAGATTTCAGAACACGTCTGGAAGCCCAGAGACTGATGAATGAACTCAGATCAACATTTCCGACTCTGTTCATTTTCAGAGAAAAAATCAATGCACCCCGTTTATAG
- the secA gene encoding preprotein translocase subunit SecA produces the protein MLGFLTKVFGSKSERDIKAIQPLVIKINEEYAKLSALSNDELRNKTVYFKDIIAKSLAEIDTQISTLKTDAESQELSLPEKTAIYERIDALVKDRDKELEVALLGILPEAFAVVKETSRRFSENPTLEVTASAYDRDYAARRANVKIEGDKAFWANTWDAAGSTVVWNMVHYDVQLIGGIVLHNGKIAEMATGEGKTLVSTLPAYLNALAGQGVHIVTVNDYLARRDSEWNGPLFEFHGIRVDCIDKHEPNSQERRNAYLADITYGTNNEFGFDYLRDNMAQEPGQLVQRKLHFAMVDEVDSVLIDDARTPLIISGPVPFGDQHEFHELKPRIERLVNAQREYVTKALNEAKKLIADGKTGTEEGEGGLALLRAHRGLPKNKALIKFLSEGNNKNILLKTENSYMADQSKNMPKVDAHLYFYIDEKNNQVELTEKGIELITKSGEDEHFFVLPDVGTEIAEIEKSTLESEEKVAKKDELMRDYSIKAERVHSVNQLLKAYTLFEIDVEYIIDEGKIKIVDEQTGRIMDGRRYSDGLHQAIEAKENVKVEDASQTYATVTLQNFFRMYHKLCGMTGTATTEAGEFWSIYKLDVVEIPTNRVMLRLDQQDYVYRTVREKYNAVAEEIVKLTEAGRPVLVGTTSVEISELLSRMLKLRGIKHNVLNAKMHQKEADIVAEAGQAGTVTIATNMAGRGTDIKLGAGVKEAGGLAIVGTERHESRRVDRQLRGRSGRQGDPGSSQFFVSLEDNLMRLFGSERISNIMVKMGIEDGEVIQHSMITKSIERAQKKVEENNFGIRKRLLEYDDVMNSQRSVIYAKRKNALFGERLDVDMNNMVFDVAEDVVSEYKEAGNYEGFKLEVIKNFSLDTDITEAEFSSRSIHILTDKLFEEATTFYTRKSENIILQAMPVLTQVFEERGDHIEQIVVPFTDGIRSIQVPVELKKAIANHGREVTKSFEKTIVLALIDESWKEHLREMDELKQSVQNAVYEQKDPLIIYKMEAFNLFKNMLNAVNKEVVSFLYKGGIPMQQEADDIREAQAPKPAPSRLKMSKPEFASSTSTGDVEFDDTREAAPQQPIRKEVTIGRNDPCPCGSGKKYKNCHGAGL, from the coding sequence ATGCTAGGATTTTTAACCAAAGTTTTTGGAAGCAAATCAGAAAGAGATATTAAGGCAATCCAACCACTTGTCATTAAGATAAATGAAGAATACGCTAAACTTTCGGCCTTAAGCAATGATGAATTGCGGAATAAAACTGTCTATTTTAAGGACATTATTGCCAAATCTTTAGCTGAGATTGATACTCAAATTAGTACACTTAAAACTGATGCTGAAAGTCAGGAATTATCATTGCCTGAAAAAACTGCCATTTATGAGCGGATTGATGCGTTGGTAAAAGACAGAGATAAAGAATTAGAAGTTGCCCTGCTGGGAATTCTTCCGGAAGCCTTCGCTGTTGTCAAAGAAACCTCAAGACGTTTTTCTGAAAACCCTACACTTGAAGTAACCGCTTCGGCATATGACAGAGATTATGCTGCGCGCAGAGCCAATGTGAAAATTGAAGGTGATAAAGCTTTCTGGGCTAATACCTGGGATGCTGCGGGGAGTACAGTAGTATGGAACATGGTACACTATGATGTTCAGCTGATTGGTGGTATTGTACTACATAATGGTAAAATCGCCGAGATGGCAACGGGTGAGGGTAAAACACTGGTAAGTACATTACCTGCTTATCTGAATGCATTAGCTGGTCAGGGTGTACACATTGTAACAGTGAATGATTACCTGGCACGACGTGACTCGGAGTGGAATGGTCCTTTATTTGAATTCCATGGTATCAGAGTAGATTGTATCGATAAACACGAACCTAATTCTCAGGAACGCAGAAACGCTTATCTGGCAGATATTACTTATGGTACCAATAATGAGTTTGGTTTTGATTACCTGCGTGACAATATGGCGCAGGAACCAGGTCAGCTTGTTCAGCGCAAACTGCATTTCGCTATGGTTGATGAGGTCGATTCAGTTTTAATTGATGATGCACGTACTCCATTAATTATCTCTGGTCCGGTTCCTTTTGGTGATCAGCATGAATTTCATGAACTGAAACCAAGAATTGAGCGTTTGGTTAATGCACAGAGAGAATATGTAACCAAAGCTTTAAATGAAGCTAAGAAATTAATCGCTGATGGTAAAACCGGAACCGAAGAAGGTGAAGGTGGTCTGGCTTTATTAAGAGCACACCGTGGTTTACCAAAAAATAAAGCACTGATCAAGTTTTTAAGTGAAGGAAATAATAAAAATATCCTGCTTAAAACTGAAAATAGCTATATGGCTGATCAGTCTAAAAATATGCCTAAAGTTGATGCTCATTTATATTTCTATATTGATGAGAAAAACAATCAGGTAGAATTAACAGAAAAAGGAATTGAGCTGATCACTAAATCTGGTGAAGATGAGCATTTCTTTGTATTGCCTGATGTAGGTACTGAAATTGCTGAAATTGAGAAATCAACTCTGGAAAGCGAAGAAAAAGTTGCGAAGAAAGATGAACTGATGCGTGACTACTCTATCAAAGCTGAACGTGTTCACTCCGTAAATCAGTTGTTAAAAGCTTATACCTTATTTGAAATCGACGTTGAGTATATCATCGACGAAGGTAAAATCAAGATTGTTGATGAGCAGACTGGTCGTATTATGGATGGCCGTCGTTATTCTGACGGTTTACACCAGGCGATTGAAGCTAAAGAGAATGTGAAAGTAGAAGATGCTTCACAGACTTACGCTACAGTTACTTTACAGAACTTCTTCAGAATGTACCATAAATTATGTGGTATGACTGGTACAGCAACAACAGAGGCTGGCGAGTTCTGGTCTATTTACAAACTGGATGTGGTAGAAATACCAACAAACAGAGTGATGTTAAGATTAGATCAGCAGGATTACGTTTACCGTACTGTTCGTGAAAAATATAATGCAGTTGCAGAAGAGATCGTTAAATTAACAGAAGCAGGCAGACCGGTACTGGTTGGTACGACTTCGGTAGAGATCTCTGAGCTGTTAAGCCGTATGCTTAAATTACGTGGTATAAAACACAACGTACTGAATGCTAAAATGCACCAGAAAGAAGCTGATATTGTTGCTGAAGCAGGTCAGGCCGGTACGGTGACTATTGCAACGAACATGGCTGGTCGTGGTACGGATATAAAACTTGGCGCCGGCGTTAAAGAAGCAGGTGGTTTAGCTATTGTTGGTACAGAGCGTCATGAGTCACGTCGTGTAGACAGACAGTTACGTGGTCGTTCAGGTCGTCAGGGAGATCCGGGTTCATCTCAGTTCTTCGTTTCACTGGAAGATAACTTAATGCGTTTATTTGGTTCTGAGCGTATTTCCAATATCATGGTTAAGATGGGAATTGAAGATGGTGAAGTAATTCAGCATTCGATGATTACCAAATCTATTGAGCGTGCACAGAAAAAAGTAGAAGAAAATAACTTTGGTATCCGTAAGCGTTTACTGGAATATGATGATGTGATGAACTCACAGCGTTCAGTAATCTATGCTAAACGTAAAAATGCTTTGTTTGGCGAACGTCTGGATGTAGACATGAACAACATGGTATTTGATGTTGCTGAAGACGTTGTTTCTGAATATAAAGAAGCTGGTAATTATGAAGGATTCAAATTAGAGGTTATCAAAAACTTCTCTCTGGATACTGATATTACAGAAGCTGAATTCAGTTCAAGAAGCATTCATATCTTAACTGATAAGTTGTTTGAGGAAGCAACTACTTTTTATACAAGAAAATCTGAAAATATCATCCTTCAGGCAATGCCGGTATTAACACAGGTATTTGAAGAGCGTGGTGATCATATTGAGCAGATTGTAGTTCCTTTCACTGATGGAATCAGAAGCATTCAGGTTCCTGTAGAACTGAAAAAAGCAATTGCTAATCATGGTAGAGAAGTAACGAAATCATTCGAGAAAACTATCGTTCTTGCTTTAATCGATGAATCATGGAAAGAGCATTTGCGTGAGATGGACGAATTGAAACAGTCTGTACAAAACGCAGTTTATGAGCAGAAAGATCCATTGATCATTTATAAAATGGAAGCCTTCAACCTGTTTAAAAATATGTTGAATGCAGTAAATAAAGAAGTAGTAAGTTTCTTATATAAAGGTGGTATCCCGATGCAGCAGGAAGCTGATGATATCAGAGAAGCTCAGGCTCCTAAACCGGCACCAAGCAGATTAAAGATGTCAAAACCTGAATTTGCTTCGTCAACCAGTACAGGTGATGTAGAGTTTGATGATACCCGTGAAGCTGCTCCGCAACAGCCTATACGTAAAGAAGTAACTATTGGAAGAAACGATCCTTGCCCTTGTGGAAGTGGTAAGAAATACAAAAACTGTCATGGTGCAGGATTGTAA
- the purD gene encoding phosphoribosylamine--glycine ligase has protein sequence MNILLLGSGGRESAFAWKMSQSEQCSQLFIAPGNGGTAAYGKNVNLNPNNFEAIRTFVLAEKIELVVVGPEEPLVNGIHDFFLADEKLAGIPVIGPKKEGAILEGSKDFSKEFMARHGIPHPGSKSFTKDTLAEGLAYLEKHSLPVVLKADGLAAGKGVLICETTADAQAELTLMLSEGKFGNAGAIVVIEEFLTGIELSVFVLTDGDNYVILPEAKDYKRIGQGDTGLNTGGMGSVSPVPFADEKFLKEVENSIIIPTINGLKKDKIDYTGFIFFGLFKVGDKPMIIEYNCRMGDPETESVFPRIENDLVELFIATSKKKLKDVQLKISPKSAATVMIVAGGYPGDYEKGKVMTGIDNIRKSLAFHAGTIAEGGVIKSNGGRVLAITSLQDNMFEALQSATADAARIYFDGKYFREDIGFDLM, from the coding sequence ATGAATATCTTATTATTAGGTTCTGGTGGGAGAGAAAGCGCTTTCGCCTGGAAAATGAGTCAGTCTGAGCAATGCTCACAGCTATTTATCGCACCGGGTAATGGTGGGACAGCAGCATATGGTAAAAATGTAAATCTTAATCCAAATAATTTTGAAGCTATCAGAACATTTGTTTTAGCAGAAAAAATTGAACTTGTTGTTGTCGGACCTGAAGAACCTCTGGTAAATGGTATTCATGATTTTTTCCTGGCAGATGAAAAGCTTGCCGGAATTCCAGTTATCGGCCCCAAAAAAGAAGGTGCTATACTGGAAGGCAGCAAGGATTTCTCCAAAGAATTTATGGCACGCCATGGTATTCCGCATCCGGGTTCTAAATCTTTCACTAAAGATACACTGGCAGAAGGACTGGCTTATCTTGAAAAGCACAGCTTACCCGTTGTACTGAAAGCAGATGGCTTAGCTGCTGGTAAAGGCGTTTTAATTTGTGAAACCACAGCAGATGCACAGGCAGAACTAACTTTAATGCTAAGTGAAGGCAAATTCGGTAATGCAGGAGCAATAGTTGTTATCGAAGAGTTTTTGACTGGTATTGAATTATCTGTATTTGTATTAACCGATGGTGATAACTATGTGATTTTACCGGAAGCAAAAGATTACAAGCGTATTGGCCAGGGTGACACCGGACTGAATACAGGAGGTATGGGATCTGTTTCTCCAGTTCCGTTTGCTGATGAGAAATTCTTAAAAGAGGTAGAAAACAGCATTATCATCCCTACAATAAACGGATTAAAGAAAGATAAAATAGATTATACAGGCTTCATTTTCTTCGGATTATTCAAAGTTGGCGATAAACCAATGATCATAGAATATAACTGCAGAATGGGTGATCCTGAAACTGAAAGTGTATTCCCGAGAATTGAGAATGACCTGGTAGAACTGTTCATTGCTACTTCGAAGAAAAAACTGAAAGATGTTCAATTGAAGATCAGTCCTAAAAGTGCTGCAACAGTAATGATTGTAGCTGGTGGTTACCCAGGAGACTATGAAAAGGGTAAAGTAATGACCGGAATTGATAACATCCGTAAATCACTGGCTTTCCATGCAGGAACTATTGCTGAAGGAGGCGTGATTAAAAGTAATGGCGGACGCGTATTAGCAATAACCAGTTTACAGGATAACATGTTTGAAGCCTTACAGTCAGCAACAGCTGATGCAGCAAGGATATATTTTGACGGAAAATATTTCAGAGAAGATATCGGATTTGATCTGATGTAA
- a CDS encoding type II secretion system F family protein has product MGSIDISNFKQKPKKTNEGSKTGILDFLNRDIAFGDGQLPDKKKEAFYNELGTLTRSGIDIKTALDLTSSSYTKPKDVELFKSIREAVVAGKSLSETLKDQDKFSSYEYYSVRIGEETGRLGEVLNELAKYFKSKIQQRRKIIGAITYPALVLSTSFAAIFFMIKFVVPMFADVFKRFGGKLPYLTALIVSFSDWFDKYIYVMLFGIVALIVSYLISRKQPWFQRVSAKVILRIPLAGDIVKKVYLARFANTMRLLTGTNTPLLHALGMVKQMIVFYPIVESLTQAEKDILHGSSLSETLAKHDFYPVKFIQMIKIAEEVNKLEYFFEQLSTQYTEEVEYKTNAISGLLEPLIIIFLGLAVGVILIAMYLPMFQMSNSF; this is encoded by the coding sequence ATGGGGTCTATCGATATATCAAATTTTAAGCAGAAACCTAAGAAGACTAATGAAGGTTCAAAGACAGGTATACTTGACTTTTTGAACAGGGATATTGCTTTTGGTGATGGCCAGTTACCGGATAAAAAAAAGGAAGCTTTTTATAATGAGCTGGGTACGCTAACCCGGTCTGGTATTGATATTAAGACCGCGCTTGATCTGACGAGCAGTTCTTATACCAAGCCAAAGGATGTTGAGTTATTTAAGAGCATCCGGGAAGCTGTAGTCGCTGGAAAGTCCTTGTCTGAGACCTTAAAGGATCAGGACAAATTTAGTAGTTATGAATATTACAGTGTGCGTATTGGTGAAGAAACAGGGAGATTGGGAGAGGTTTTAAATGAACTGGCGAAATACTTTAAGAGTAAGATTCAGCAGCGGCGAAAAATTATAGGAGCGATTACTTATCCTGCATTGGTATTGAGCACTTCATTTGCTGCGATCTTTTTCATGATTAAGTTTGTAGTGCCAATGTTTGCTGATGTATTTAAGCGTTTTGGGGGTAAGCTCCCTTATCTTACGGCATTAATTGTAAGTTTTTCGGACTGGTTTGACAAGTATATTTATGTGATGCTTTTTGGCATTGTAGCTTTAATTGTGTCTTATCTGATCAGCAGGAAACAACCGTGGTTTCAGCGGGTTTCAGCAAAAGTTATTCTGAGAATACCACTGGCGGGTGATATTGTAAAAAAGGTATACCTGGCACGTTTTGCGAATACGATGCGATTGTTAACAGGAACGAATACGCCTTTACTGCATGCACTGGGGATGGTTAAACAAATGATTGTTTTTTATCCGATAGTAGAATCGTTAACTCAGGCGGAAAAAGATATCCTGCATGGCAGCAGTCTGTCTGAAACACTGGCTAAACATGATTTTTATCCGGTTAAGTTTATACAGATGATCAAGATAGCAGAAGAAGTTAATAAGCTGGAATATTTCTTTGAACAGCTATCCACTCAATATACTGAAGAAGTGGAATATAAGACAAATGCGATTAGCGGCTTGCTGGAGCCTTTGATTATTATCTTTTTAGGACTGGCGGTAGGTGTGATTCTGATAGCAATGTATTTACCTATGTTCCAGATGAGTAATAGTTTTTAG
- a CDS encoding PulJ/GspJ family protein — translation MRNKVSAFTLMEVTVAMLISALVITICYTAYGLIQGYYLRFGEKNKTSAIVLDLKHVLERDFFKAVHIIRTEDGLSIEQDSLVIDYIFNDKQVLREIKSLHTDTFAMPVQQMKFSFEGREVNVADTVDQVNLELQMDKDTKVPLQINKYYSSADLFK, via the coding sequence ATGAGGAATAAAGTATCGGCCTTTACGCTCATGGAGGTTACTGTTGCGATGCTGATTTCCGCTCTGGTGATTACAATCTGTTATACTGCATATGGATTGATACAGGGATATTATTTACGGTTCGGGGAGAAAAATAAGACTTCTGCGATTGTACTGGATTTAAAACATGTGCTGGAAAGAGACTTTTTTAAAGCGGTGCATATTATCCGGACGGAGGATGGACTTAGTATAGAGCAGGATAGTTTAGTAATTGATTATATTTTCAATGATAAACAGGTATTAAGGGAAATCAAGAGTCTGCACACGGACACATTTGCTATGCCGGTACAGCAAATGAAATTTTCTTTTGAGGGACGTGAGGTTAATGTGGCAGATACTGTAGACCAGGTCAACCTTGAACTCCAGATGGATAAGGATACAAAAGTACCGTTACAGATCAATAAGTATTATAGTTCTGCCGATTTATTTAAGTAA
- a CDS encoding PulJ/GspJ family protein, with protein MVKMKVQASTLIEVLIAMVIIMIVFTLGIRIFNNVMYSSPASKKIQVQQQLDIFSKEIQLRGYPEKPEIILDSVLYKFTIDDNNVNGLKHVEITASEHEHHLGHIDILYKGKSHEE; from the coding sequence ATGGTTAAAATGAAAGTACAGGCTTCTACCTTGATTGAGGTGTTGATTGCCATGGTTATTATCATGATTGTTTTTACACTCGGAATCAGAATTTTTAATAATGTGATGTATAGCAGCCCTGCGTCAAAGAAGATACAGGTACAGCAGCAGCTTGATATTTTTTCTAAAGAGATACAGCTCCGGGGATATCCGGAAAAGCCAGAGATAATTTTAGATAGCGTACTTTATAAGTTTACAATTGATGATAATAATGTAAATGGATTGAAACATGTGGAAATTACTGCCAGTGAACATGAACATCATCTGGGACATATAGATATTTTATATAAGGGAAAAAGCCATGAGGAATAA